The DNA window CTTTTTATTCAAATATGGCCTTAAACCAATAGGTAACAACCTTTGCAGTAAGATATGACAATCATGGCTTTTCAACCCAAATAATTTTCCATCTTTCATGTTAACATTTCGAGAAATATTTCCTGCATATCCATCAGGAAATTTTACAGATTTTATGAACGTACAAAATTCTTGTCGTTCCTTTGCCGATAGTGTATAACATGCTACTGGTTTCAACCATTTATTCCCTTTCTTTTTCATGTGTAGCTGCTTCCGAATATTTAAGTCTTGTAAATCAAGTCTTGCCTTTTCAGTATCCTTAGACTTCCCATCGATACTAAATATTGTACCGACCACACTctcacatatatttttttcaatatgcatcACATCCAAATTATGTCTTAGTTTTAACTTAGGCCAGTATTCTAACTCCCACAAAATACTTTTTCGCCTCcagtttgttttgttttcataagaTGCATCCTTCATTTGTTGCTTATCTTCCTTAATGATCTTATCATTTTTCCCTGGCCTACATTTCCATAAACCTTTTACTTTGTCCAAGATTTCATCTCCTGTTAAAATTCTTGGAGCCGAACGTCTTTCAATTGTGCCATCGTACTCTTTATCCTTGCGCCATTGGTGGTTCAGACTCAAATATCGACGATGACCCATGAAACATGTTTTTCCTCTTACTCGAAATGAAGATGTGTCTTCCTCACAAACAGGACAAGCCTTATACCCTTGAGTGCTATACCCAGACACAGTACCATATGCTGGAAAATCATTAATCGTCCATAATACTGCAGCACGCATTGTAAAATATTCTTGGTCAACAATATCAAAAGTACGCACCCCATTTTCCCATAATTCCTTGAGCTCATCAATTAGAGGTCGTAAAAAGACATCTATGTCTTTGCCTGGAGCACTGAGTCCTGGAATTAGTAATGCCATCATTACGAATTCTCGTTTCATACATTTCCATGGAGGCATGTTATATGGCATTAGCAACACTGGCCACATACTATGTGCGTTTGATAAATCACCGAATGGATTGAATCCATCTGTTGCAAATCCCAACCTAACATTtctagtttcttttgcaaaattaGGATATTGTCGATCGAAATCCTTCCAGACTTCTGCATCAGCTGGGTGTCTAAGTTCACCATCAGTATCAACACGTTCTTCCTTATGCCACCTCATATCAGTTGATGTATGGCGAGACATAAAAAGTCGTTGTAGACGTGGAGTTATGGGAAAATATTGCATCTTTTTGTATGGGATCTTCTTGCCTTTAGTTCCTTGAAATTTGTATCGTTCATGATCACATACAGGACATCTTTCAGCATTTTCATTCTCTTTCCAAAATAAAGCACAATTGTCCTTACATACATGAATGGTTTCATATCTTAAACCAAGATCACGCAACATCTTCTTAGCCTCGTAATATGACCGTGGAATCTTATTGTCTTTGGGAAATGCTTTCCAAAGTAAGTCCAACAACAGATCAAATGATTTGTTACTCCAATCACACATCACTTTAATGTGCAttagattaacaataaatgttaaGCTCGAGAATACGTGCATCCGGGTACAACTCCTTTTCGGCTTGACAAATAAGTTAGGTAATGAATTCCTTGCATTGTTGTCGCCATTTGAATCTCCAAGGTTCACAAACTCACTATTTCTATGAGATTGATTAGCCAAATCCTCTAATGCTGGTATCATATcgtcatcatcttcatcatcactatCATATAATGTGTTGTCTTCCTCAACGATTGATTCTGCATTCTCTTCATCCTCGTGTATTTCTGTGATATCTTCCCCGTGGAACTCCCATAAaacatattttgtataaaatccTCTTACAAATATATGGCGCTCAATCGTCTCCAAGTCATAATAGTATAAGTTCATACATGAAACACATGGACATCGAATCTTATTTTCATCATTCAAGTGAAAGGATGATAATTTGAGAAAATTTTTAAGTCCATTGAAAAACTCCTCCGATAATCTATCCTTTTGGAAAATCCAGTTCTTATCtatcattttttattgtatCTTCCGATAAACACGATGAATTATActacaagaaaaaatatttaatattaataattttgataaatactatattgtatttgaaaaaatatatgaaataatataataataaataatatgatttttttgtttGGGTTGCTCTGGTAGtttatatgtgaatttttgttaCGATTTAGGTTGTTCAATTACTATGAGGGTTTCTATGTGAAATTATGTGaagatacaaaaaaaattattttcaagtgtaaaagtaaaaaaatcctATCAAATATTCTttagttattaataattataggtgccgtttggtaacacttttttaatcacttttctgtttttaaaattagaaaagtcaaaatatttttcaaaaacatattctataaaactgtttttacttttcaatatttttaattgaaaattaaaattttaaaaacaaaaaagtcacttttactatttttttaaacaatttttttaatcaatgttTTAAACTccgactcagacccaaactcggcCCTAGCCCTGGTACCGAACCTAGCACCCgatccagacccggacccagacccgacttaaataaaatcaaaaaacaaaataaaaataaattttacagaacacacttttgttttcagcttttaaaattaaaaaacaaaagtggttatagaaaacatttttgtttttcagaaacaaaattttaaaaacaaaaattctacctcatttttgtaatttaaaaattaaaaaacataattgttaccaaacggcaccataGTGTAtaaatttttggggttttttcaataatatacttAACATTGATTTTATTTGCAAAAATACCTTTAACAAATTTATTTGCACAAATACCGATGTGCCACATCAGCATAAAtgccaaaatttaaaattattaccgaaaattaaaaaaacttaaaaattctCGCTTCCAGAAATTTCAGTGTTTTGcaagtaaaaaaaatagtaatcttttggttgcttttgatgtaaataatatatcaattagttacttttcattaaaaaaaatatatttcaaaataatttttctcataCACATTTAGTTgcttattttgatcaaataactttaaaactacgattttttttttaaaaaaaaattaggctatattatttaaaatactttgaggttaccttttttttttagcaattttaAATCATATTTTAAGTTGTTAGAAACACATATTTTTTCCTATATAAAAAAAGATGAACAAGATAAAAGTAACATTTCCCtttcttttataaattattaataactaaatattatatttggaTAAAATAAGTATACTATCTAATTTTATGGGTTActacaataaatattataatagttTATATTTAAGAGTTTGCTAGaatctaaataaatttactttaaaTAAGTAACAACAACACATCCTATCTAACAGAGAAGATatcatgtttaaaaatttagtttcttataaattattttagaaattagttgatatttaaaaattcgattttctagtaaagaaactaaaaggttacttttgattttaattattttttccgaCATcagtaataaaatatatacttcCCATATGTTAAAACGATCTCCTTGAAAAGTAGATCGTGGTGATATAATTTTTGAGCTCAAATAATTATCGGTGTAaccaaaaaaattgtttaaacttttcttaaaaaagacaaaaaaaaaaagagttattttttaatattaaagaaaattatgaatatattatgtatatatatattttttaattaagccTACTAATTCCTCTCACGTAGCTACTATGAAAGTGGCCAATAAAATGATATGGAATGCTTACCGGAGAGAGAAAAcaatttagaaaaagaaaaagtttaagagaaataaaatgatatgaaataaaACTTATCCTAATTTGAATGTATACCGCTTAGCAATTTAAGAGAATTAATATTGGGTATATccttaaattaaataagtcatcatatatctataaataaaatataattaacgtCTCCTGCtgtaattaatcctaaattttaTTGGCACAACTAAAGTGACGATCTAATATTTCTTATTTATTGTTGAAGTgtataaataaattcatatttatatttataattgataATTTATGGTTTATATATAGTTTCAACTCAAAAATAAGTGCTACACAACTAAGTATAAAGAATATAATACTAATTTTtgtttcaaatatatatacttaattgctactatttttgaaaattaaaagttatgatactctaatttttttagtaattaattacatttgtcatttaaaaataaaacatattatattttttaaaaataatgtcactcaatttattttttgttaaaaaaatattttttaaaatagattacatttaattagttttggtagactaataataataataataataataataataataataataaaaaagagtaTATACAGCTAGCTGCAAATATACGCAATATCAAAGAGCAGCTGTATCAACCCTAAACTGCTCTTTCCCTTTGTTCGACTTCGCCGAAGAACGGCAGCTCTCAGTCTAAAATCGATCTCAGTATCAACCCTAAAATCGATCTCAGTCTCTCCCTCTCGTTCTGCTCTGTTCGATCCCTCTCGTTCTGCTCTGTTCGACTTCGGCGAAGAACGGCACCTCAGGCAGTACGTTCTGCTCTGTTCGACTTCGGCGAAGAACGGCAGCACGAAATATGGAGAGTTCAAGAGATTTGGCGGTGGGGACAGTGGCTGTGGGCCCTACTTGTCAGATTCatgaaaccttacattgaaCCCATTCACATCAAGAAATATGCTGGAAAACGAGTTGGTATTGATGCATATTCATGGCTTCACAAaggaggtattttttttttttatgtattttcttgttattttattataatttcctTTCTGGGTTTGTGTTAGAAGATcgaaataattcaaaatacataagaaagatattaattttattataagtattagtaaaaaagttataatataaatagatcagtttcaaaacagaaaaaCGAGTGAAGAATAGAATGAATTTCGTGGATTGGACTACTCTCTTCATTTCACACTAGCTACAAGCtttttaactaattataattattttggacTATATCAAATTTGATTGAAAGAGTAGATATATGAACTAGGCTTGAGTCcatatttatttgtaaaatgACGCTAATATATCGATCATATTAGTCAAACTTGGTCAAATAATATTGGCAAACAAATCTTCAAAAAGTTATATaagaatttatatttttttttttgggtttttttttttttttggcagcaTATTCTTGTAGTATGGAGCTGTGTTTAAACTCAGATGGTGAGAAGAAATTGAGATACATTGATTACTTTATGCATAGAATCAATTTACTTCGACATCATAAGATAACTCCAGTGGTTGTTTTTGATGGTGGTAATGTACCTTGTAAATCTACAACTGAGCAAGACCGCCATAGGTATGTTGTTGTCAATATAAACCACTTCAGTGATTTTGATTGTGTTTATGTTTATGTGATTTTGATTGTTGTGTATTTGAATGGTTTAGGAGAAGAATAAGTAATCGCGAAATAGCAATGGCAAAGCTTAAAGAAGGCAATGTTAGTGCAGCTACTGAGTTCTTTCAGGTAATTTGGCTTAATTTCCCCATTTTTGTGGAACTTGCAATTGTTGTGTTTAGATGGCTTTTGAATAATGTTTTTATTGGATGTAGTGTGTCCTTAGTCTTTCAAGTTAGCTGGTGAGTACTTTGGTTTTGATTTACATTATGCACACTATGTTAGACTGTGGTCTTTTGCACAAAAAATGTTTGAAAATATTGAATCATTTATAAAGAAATGTCTTTAATTAAGTAGGCTCTTAGTTGGATTAAGGATCAGTCTTGGCCAAAGGTGGAGTTTGAATCTAACTGCCTGGTAGTCATTGAGGATTGTCGCAAGATACTTTGTTCTCTAAACaatgtttctttgttttttcattaAATGATATGTTAATATGGTGATAATTGGTTTGCTATAGCGTCATGTTCTTTTCTAGATTGAGTTTTCAATAAGAGTTTTCAATAATTAATCCATGTCAATTCTATATTTCCTAGTTGATTTCAATGCATATTGTTTTAGTGAAATAGTATAGAAATTTATTCAAACCTGTTTGTGTGTACCCactccttgtatcctttttgaaaTTCTTTGAAACACCTCACCAATTGAAACACCTGAAGggattttttaattaacaatCTAATCAATGCAAGATTATAATGTCAATCATGATATATATCAAATATCATTTAGCTCATACCTTTATACAACTATGGCACTTAATTGCTCTTTAGATTTGTTGAGGCTGTTGAGGCAAATTAAggtttttgagagaaaaaaaaaatcgttaacAGTGAATGTGAATagagtaaagaaaaaaaaatgacgataaaaattaatgtatggtatatatatacatacacgtatttatttaaaaaccgaattcaaattttaatttttgaaatttttgttattttttaacctTGTTTTGTGGGATACTTatctttttttgaaatttaaatttaaattactcTGTCCAGATTGTTTGTTTATAATTAatgtttttatcttattttaaatcttaTAATAAATGTTTGCTAGGATATACgtctttttttcctttatttttggataaattaaatttaatattcttaagtTGTTTGTTAATTTTATAACTAAAATGTTCTACATTTgtggtttaattatttataggtataatttttaatttaaaaatacattaattaaactgaaaaattaatttttgatcaaaaattaaactgaatttttgatttaatttttgtCACCTACTGCTGCTATGATGACGTTTCTGCTGTGAAAAAGGTTGGATGTTGCTCTGCATAGTTTGTGGAATAAAAAGTCCTAGTGTAATATTTTCTTGTTATTAAATGGaagtaattataaaaattagttAAATACTAAATGTAAAAGATGATTGCTCTTGTTGTTTCTAGTCTAGTCTCTCATTATCAGCTGCCTTTTACTTTGTTTATTTCACAACTGAAGCAGCACAGGTGGCCTTATGTAATTCAgcttctctctctccctctctcattTCTGTGCTGTTTTTTCTTTGGCTTTCTTGGCCTGAATTTCTACTTCAAACATTGGATGGTAGGGGTTTATCTCTGATCCATGTCTCTGTTACATGCTTGTGCTTTTCTCTGTCTTAATTCTTCAGATGGATTCTCTTTGATATTTTCTTGGTAAATTTCTTGGCAACTTTCCGAGGTTTAAGGATGGCCAACTTGTTTTCCTGCACTTTCCACTGCTTAATTCTACATGTGCATCTTCTTTTCTCGGTTGTTTTTCCTCTGCTATATTTACTGTTCCTTGCTTTGACGGGGTTTTGGGATAACTCTCAATTTATGCTGTTTTTgtctatatatgtatgtatgtgtggTATAATTTTTCAGTCCAATGTTTAATTCGGGTAAATATAGCAGTTAGATTGAGTGCGAGGGATGAGAAACTCTTGCTGTTGGACTAGGTTAATGTTTGATCAGATGTGGAGTGCATACAATATTGTTCATTTTCTTGGAATGACTGGAACAGCAGGTTAATAAATGGTCTTAAACTTATTTGTCCTAATGATTTCTGGATAAGTTAACACAATTTAGTTTAGTTTTGATTACTTTACTTGTGCATAgattcttctctaaatttctttGGAAATTTTTCCAGCTTTCGATTCTGGGTAATTTCAGCAAGCAGGACCTTTTTCCCAGCAAATGTTTGTTGCCCCTACTCAATTATGGAATAAACAAGTACATTCTGTGATCTTGTTTGTGCTACATTTTTGGTGATGTTTGTGCAAATTGTCATAACGTAGATTAGAGACTTATCcattgtcaaattttatttatttatgttttaaaGTCATAGCATAGTTGTTGTATCTATCCATGGAACTGAAGTGTTCCCTGTGTCTCTGTCTGTATGTATATTGTTGGCTTTATGAGAAGACTCCTTTTAAAAGTTGTTTGCTGAATTTTTTTTACTGTTAAATATTCTCCTGTACCAgtttaaaacaaatttaaaaagcatatatatatagcttaatATACTGTTCCTACTAGTGATTGGGCATGgattgtgttatttattaatgtaaataatttCGATATATAATTGTCAGCATGAGCTATATCGTTCTTGCTTCGATCTCGTCCATCTTCTTCTAATCCAATGATGAAGCTAGCAAacaaaatgtaaccatatataTATGGTCGACATAATACGTACGTAcacatacgtatatatatacttgatcaTCAtcaaatatatgcatatatatatatatacttaatcgATCAATGTATATTGAATTTGTCACAATTGATCAGGAAAACACCCAAGAAAATGGCGGTTCTGAGTTTCTTGCCTATAATTTTGAGGGACCAAAGGAGGCAAATCATCAGAGCCCACAAAGGATATTATTGGATGATCAGTACTGAGATGGGATGAAAGAAAACTGTCCATGTTTTTCCAGTCAATACATTGACTAGTAGTACTGGTACTGCTACTCCTTATTTCGTTACTACTATTTTCATAGTtttcatgatgatgatgatgatgatcgtTGTTGAGAATAGTATTAGTAGCAGTACaacttgtgttttgttaaaagTTGTTTGCTGAATTTTTTTTACTGTTAAATATTCTCCTGTACCAGTTTATCTTGTACATTTTCTGTCTGTTTTTAACTCAAATATCCTAACTGAAACTTGTATATTGATATTTGCAGTTGAAAATTTTCAGATTTTGATTTGTAGCTCACTTTTCTGATGAGTGGCAGTAGCAGCTGATCAGTTGGCTAGGTTGGAAGATATTATAGATGCAAAGAAGATAGATACACTTTACAAAGATTTTGAACATAAACATGACTAATAATTTTTGTTCTCCCCTCGAAGATCAGAGAGGAAAACATGAATTTCTGATTGAGGTGATTATTTGtaacttcaattttttttttctttggtcTTGGAGTTTCATTTTCTTATGTTTCttccgttttttttttttttcatgactcTTGAAATGTTCCTTTCATTGGATCTGAAAGTTATAAACTGGCACATTTTTCATTCTCTTCTCAGTCCAGATATATagttttttcttatttcttgaAGCTCATATTAAAATAGAACATAATGCTTTATATATATTCTTCAGAGATTATTTTTTCTGGCATTTGTCTTTGTATTATTACAGATGACTGGTCACTTGGCTACACTTCAATTTCTGGAGGGGAAGACTTTTGCATTGGGGGTCATAGCTTGAATGTCGTTTTTTCTCCGAATGGAACTCTGCTACAATTGTGAGTATTGGCCCGCCAAAGGAAGAGAAGAGAGATGGAAAGAAGGATATGTCCAGTGAAAATGCATGGGTTAGAATGCTCCTCAACTCATTGTCAAGTCAGCAAAGTTGTAAGGTAACTCAGCTAATCTATCACATATAAAGAGTCTCAATTTAATGCCACTGTGTTGATCATAGATCAGCTTTCATTGTAGAGTTAAAATCAGGGAAAAGACTTTGAAATTCAACCCTTGTTTTTCATGTCCTCTAGTTAAACCAAGACCCTTTATGTAGACTGTTAATTGAGTAATTTCTTTTCATGTTGTTGTTGGTTTAGGTGTTCACCTTCAGAACCCAATGTCACTTATTGCAGTAGAATACCTTGATCTGGTCAATTACACACGAAGAGTGTTGTGGGAGTCTACACTAATGGCATCACAAGAGGGCTCAATCTATTGTATAGCAAATAAAATGTTTGGTGAAGTACTAACAGAATTGGTCGGATATAAGCCATCcaagatttatttgatttttttagatttgtctatgttatatattttaaattatgttagATTATGTTAGAGATTTtgtattatcaacaatttactaattgtatgtatatataagtTATTAATTCTATTAAAGTGagtttagatattttaataataatttttttaataattctacaaatatataattagaaatttgCATTActagaataattaaaattaaatattaaatataaatttggttgaaaaatcacatacaattcaatttaaatttattttgcaaCAAAATTTCAGTAGcagaattattatatttttaagtactAAAATTGTATTTGTTACTAATTTAAAGGTGATTTGCTACCAAAATGTAGTAGCAAAAAAGTTTTAGTAGTCTTTCAAAGTAATTATTTTGCTActagattagatattttttgctACAAAAATATTAGTAGCAAATTTGCTACAAATTGTCTCGGTAGCAAAAAACTTTCAGCTACGGAGTATTAGCTACGAAGTAGCCACCAAAAAAAGTTAGTAGCAAAAAGTTTAATAGCTACCAAATAGGCATTATTTGCTACCAAATTTTTTGTAGCTGAATATccttttttttgtagtgtatacatattttattatttcttgaaatcaatagtttcaaactattgttggtacaggatatgtatatatatagttactatataattcaatttgcacattcccaaaagtggatatataatttactaatatttgttagtaatccaatataatcaaagtgataaagaatcacaaaatgattatttgaaaaacttcctgaagaagtcttacatacaattgctacttggagtagtaaaatatatttgtatatgtacctagatgtataacttttatctagttatgaaagtaataagaaataacttattatatgtactggttgtacattgaaatatataatatatcaagtcatgataattagactgatgaatagtctattaataaattagacgacttgttaaaaagataccaagaaaaatgaatgatatattatggttatatctatttgaccattacaataacatgatgaagttgtcatgtatattttaaattatacacatcattgaattgatgatagtgattcctgaagaaatataaagattgataaacataatagtgactcctgaagagtttatatgttttggagaataatataattttattattcgtgtatataaaaatgaaacttgtaatgattatgttgtaatgaatttacaataccttttgaaagtttcattgaaatacaaattatagtgaacttgaagttcatgaattgaattattttgacatgatcaatcatatgcaataaattgtcaaatgatttgactaaattttgttgaaaaaccagaagattcttctcattgttaatttataaggctcaaaagaagaatgtgcatatatttgcacatagaaaatatttcaattatatttctttaacaatcttgagccattgttatatttttattgcatagtttcttatcgatgtgataagattatatgatcatgcatttacaaaatgtgtaaatttatgtatttctaattatacacgtatgactcattcttagaaatgaattaagttcataaggattgaacttgaaactgaagtttattgaacctgaagttcaatgtcatatagtatatatgagtttaaacaaatattgattcattgtgatatactgatggagataccttaatgttataaagtattgatgATTAAAATggtaaccgtgatgaaaacggtacttgaagagactcccaagagaagttagacataacacatttgatcataattgaatccctgaagtgattctatataggtacctataaatgataaacatatttgaaaatatgtaatttaaagagatctctataagttatgtcaatatgggaggaaattatcatataataaaatttttgtcgacaatagatgttgaatgtttgcatatgcaataaactaacatgagatagcaaggatcatggtattagatttgtcgagaatcatcgacatacattttgatttttgaccaaaatattatgacgcaatccaagcaaatttactcacataaagtgaagtaatctgtagggtgtgcaaataaatatttctaatgagaaatttgcatatatgtatttgtacataatgaattgttgtacaaaatttgcatagacatgagattgattgaagtaaggcttaaatattgagaaaatataattatgatttgattatagcctggaatatattttatgaggatttataagcgtcacataaatattgcaacaaaagggttatttatttggagctcctaatatagtgagaatttgaaataagccttatctaaaaattctagaagaatttaatacatgtcttaagtgatataaattctaagtcgcgcgcactatatgacaaagatctttgtatgaaataaagacatgtaagtaaattattgtttgaaaaatacatatggttgtctatgcaatataaatacgtaaattatacgttgtgatagactcttgaagagtttttgattaattgcaaaacaaacttttatttcttttgtatatcgagaaatattaaatgtataaagtttgttcattagtattgaagtcctgaagtacttcatatgtatcaagaattataaatatatgatcttttgatatggaaattaagatcatacaacaagatggaacaaatatatggtcttggagtaccatcattgtcacaaataaaaatttatagtaccattaatgtgttatgttcatatctacttgaaattttaaattttcgtatgaacaaagttgtgtacacacatgagtgatacaattagttggataaagactaatgttccacggacccctcatctataatttagaagtccatacata is part of the Cannabis sativa cultivar Pink pepper isolate KNU-18-1 chromosome 5, ASM2916894v1, whole genome shotgun sequence genome and encodes:
- the LOC115716866 gene encoding exonuclease 1-like isoform X5 — translated: MKPYIEPIHIKKYAGKRVGIDAYSWLHKGAYSCSMELCLNSDGEKKLRYIDYFMHRINLLRHHKITPVVVFDGGNVPCKSTTEQDRHRRRISNREIAMAKLKEGNVSAATEFFQLSILGNFSKQDLFPSKCLLPLLNYGINNSS
- the LOC115716866 gene encoding exonuclease 1-like isoform X1, which translates into the protein MKPYIEPIHIKKYAGKRVGIDAYSWLHKGAYSCSMELCLNSDGEKKLRYIDYFMHRINLLRHHKITPVVVFDGGNVPCKSTTEQDRHRRRISNREIAMAKLKEGNVSAATEFFQLSILGNFSKQDLFPSKCLLPLLNYGINKKTPKKMAVLSFLPIILRDQRRQIIRAHKGYYWMISTEMG
- the LOC115716866 gene encoding exonuclease 1-like isoform X4, producing the protein MKPYIEPIHIKKYAGKRVGIDAYSWLHKGAYSCSMELCLNSDGEKKLRYIDYFMHRINLLRHHKITPVVVFDGGNVPCKSTTEQDRHRRRISNREIAMAKLKEGNVSAATEFFQENTQENGGSEFLAYNFEGPKEANHQSPQRILLDDQY
- the LOC115716866 gene encoding exonuclease 1-like isoform X3, which produces MKPYIEPIHIKKYAGKRVGIDAYSWLHKGAYSCSMELCLNSDGEKKLRYIDYFMHRINLLRHHKITPVVVFDGGNVPCKSTTEQDRHRRRISNREIAMAKLKEGNVSAATEFFQVIWLNFPIFVELAIVVFRWLLNNVFIGCSVSLVFQVSW
- the LOC115716866 gene encoding exonuclease 1-like isoform X8 yields the protein MKPYIEPIHIKKYAGKRVGIDAYSWLHKGAYSCSMELCLNSDGEKKLRYIDYFMHRINLLRHHKITPVVVFDGGNVPCKSTTEQDRHRRRISNREIAMAKLKEGNVSAATEFFQLKIFRF
- the LOC115716866 gene encoding exonuclease 1-like isoform X10 produces the protein MKPYIEPIHIKKYAGKRVGIDAYSWLHKGAYSCSMELCLNSDGEKKLRYIDYFMHRINLLRHHKITPVVVFDGGNVPCKSTTEQDRHRRRISNREIAMAKLKEGNVSAATEFFQ
- the LOC115716866 gene encoding exonuclease 1-like isoform X2, coding for MKPYIEPIHIKKYAGKRVGIDAYSWLHKGAYSCSMELCLNSDGEKKLRYIDYFMHRINLLRHHKITPVVVFDGGNVPCKSTTEQDRHRRRISNREIAMAKLKEGNVSAATEFFQLSILGNFSKQDLFPSKCLLPLLNYGINNMSYIVLASISSIFF
- the LOC115716866 gene encoding exonuclease 1-like isoform X7 is translated as MKPYIEPIHIKKYAGKRVGIDAYSWLHKGAYSCSMELCLNSDGEKKLRYIDYFMHRINLLRHHKITPVVVFDGGNVPCKSTTEQDRHRRRISNREIAMAKLKEGNVSAATEFFQHELYRSCFDLVHLLLIQ
- the LOC115716866 gene encoding exonuclease 1-like isoform X6; translation: MKPYIEPIHIKKYAGKRVGIDAYSWLHKGAYSCSMELCLNSDGEKKLRYIDYFMHRINLLRHHKITPVVVFDGGNVPCKSTTEQDRHRRRISNREIAMAKLKEGNVSAATEFFQLSILGNFSKQDLFPSKCLLPLLNYGINN
- the LOC115716866 gene encoding exonuclease 1-like isoform X9, with the protein product MKPYIEPIHIKKYAGKRVGIDAYSWLHKGAYSCSMELCLNSDGEKKLRYIDYFMHRINLLRHHKITPVVVFDGGNVPCKSTTEQDRHRRRISNREIAMAKLKEGNVSAATEFFQVNV